From the genome of Argentina anserina chromosome 4, drPotAnse1.1, whole genome shotgun sequence, one region includes:
- the LOC126790096 gene encoding uncharacterized protein LOC126790096, protein MPKSPTRTQDTLSPSLLAFKPRQVLLLANSNLPMKQSNPNSSPDHKGPLLHAVAKFLKANGFSKTLKKFLSEAPIEKNGMKDSSLDLEEMCCKYSEMCNKGNTSENSQKENGNDPAPEKFIKPKDMKKNKKISEVLDQGDEQVCVEETQEKFEDKKKKKKKLNDANEISETIADENLLDVKTKVKKNKKKSSGGKDEEVVAMGDASDTVLKKEGFKISDVDATDDKENKSSRKRKRLDCEENDSVPGKSKEDECSEKSSMQKSIKKQRNGSTEPKKAFQRVKLDDVVFTDEKLKDNSYWAKDGAEIGYGAKAQEILGQVKGRDFRHEKTKKKRGTYRGGQIDLQSHSVKFNYSDED, encoded by the exons ATGCCCAAGTCCCCAACAAGGACGCAGGACACTCTCAGCCCTTCCCTTCTTGCCTTCAAGCCTCGCCAAGTTCTTCTCCTTGCAAACAGTAACTTACCCATGAAGCAGAGCAACCCCAACAGCTCTCCCGACCACAAGGGTCCTCTCCTCCACGCCGTTGCTAAGTTCCTCAAGGCCAATGGGTTCTCCAAAACCCTCAAAAAGTTTCTTTCTGAAGCTCCAATCGAG AAAAATGGGATGAAGGATTCTTCACTGGATTTGGAAGAGATGTGTTGCAAGTATTCTGAAATGTG TAATAAGGGCAATACTAGTGAAAACAGTCAGAAGGAGAATG GGAATGATCCAGCTCCAGAGAAATTTATAAAACCTAAGGACatgaagaaaaacaagaagatTTCTGAAGTACTCGATCAAGGTGATGAACAAGTATGCGTAGAAGAGACACAGGAAAAATTTGAggataagaagaaaaagaaaaagaagttaAATGATGCCAATGAAATTAGTGAAACAATTGCAGATGAAAACCTATTGGATGTTAAAACTAAAgtaaagaagaataagaagaaaagTTCAGGTGGCAAGGATGAGGAGGTAGTCGCCATGGGAGATGCAAGTGACACTGTTTTGAAAAAGGAAGGTTTCAAAATATCTGATGTTGATGCTACAGATGATAAGGAAAACAAAAGCTCCAGAAAACGGAAAAGATTGGATTGTGAAGAAAATGATTCAGTGCCTGGGAAGAGCAAAGAAGATGAATGTTCTGAGAAGTCTTCCATGCAGAAGAGCATAAAGAAGCAGCGCAATGGTTCAACTGAG CCAAAAAAGGCATTTCAAAGGGTAAAATTGGATGATGTGGTATTCACAGATGAGAAGCTTAAAGATAACTCTTACTGGGCAAAG GATGGTGCAGAGATTGGCTATGGTGCAAAAGCTCAGGAAATTCTTGGTCAAGTAAAAGGAAG GGACTTTCGGCATGAAAAGACCAAGAAGAAGCGTGGAACATACAGAGGAGGGCAGATTGATCTACAATCACACTCAGTGAAGTTCAATTATTCTGATGAAGATTGA
- the LOC126792059 gene encoding uncharacterized protein LOC126792059 has protein sequence MEKEGRKNAATTNGGDHGLNDPVAKAVIQESIISDSSRDKGHDQKGGAQHPDDVLAFSRCVHKIDSSLE, from the coding sequence ATGGAGAAAGAGGGAAGAAAGAATGCTGCCACTACCAACGGCGGTGATCATGGACTTAATGATCCAGTGGCTAAGGCTGTGATTCAAGAATCCATAATCAGTGACAGCAGCCGTGATAAGGGTCATGATCAAAAGGGTGGAGCTCAACACCCTGATGATGTTCTTGCTTTTTCTCGATGTGTTCACAAAATAGACTCTTCACTTGAATAG